Proteins from one Bos indicus x Bos taurus breed Angus x Brahman F1 hybrid chromosome 19, Bos_hybrid_MaternalHap_v2.0, whole genome shotgun sequence genomic window:
- the CCDC42 gene encoding coiled-coil domain-containing protein 42 isoform X1 yields the protein MSLGIMEEEDLAEYFRLQYGERLLQLLQKFPSIEDQSDSPSVRLLEKKKEAKIMHHAMEQKKETFQRRMETLNLRWEELGIKEAQLKAHIQKFEQFIQENDQKRIRALKKANKERELKRQRMRELAKAKQEMAVLRLEHQRLSAKLQEYSIFNKYLEKVVENSEFEEIHEVIARYKTLVSMHHDLMQSAQEGQEKIERAKARLARYKEEKDDEILQHNNELARLQMRFDRARSDVIIWESRWAHIQNTAAKKTLLLGTIKMATLNLFQIVSKQLKEATFVSLEDTHKQLDMIQQFIQDLSDIWAEVKKKELQQIRV from the exons ATGAGTCTGGGCATCATGGAGGAGGAGGACCTGGCCGAGTACTTCCGGCTGCAGTATGGGGAgcggctgctgcagctgctgca GAAGTTCCCCAGTATTGAGGACCAGTCGGACTCTCCATCCGTCCGGCTACTGGAGAAGAAGAAGGAGGCCAAGATCATGCACCATGCCATGGAGCAGAAGAAGGAG ACGTTTCAGCGCAGAATGGAAACCCTGAACCTGCGCTGGGAGGAACTGGGCATCAAGGAGGCCCAGCTGAAAGCCCACATACAGAAGTTTGAGCAGTTCATCCAG GAGAATGACCAGAAACGGATCCGAGCCCTAAAGAAGGCCAACAAGGAGCGAGAGCTCAAGAGGCAGCGCATGCGCGAGCTGGCCAaagccaagcaggagatggcagtCCTGCGACTGGAGCACCAGCGGCTGAGTGCCAAGCTGCAGGAGTACTCCATCTTCAACAAGTACCTGGAGAAGGTGGTGGAGAACTCCGAG TTTGAGGAGATCCACGAGGTGATCGCGCGCTACAAGACACTGGTGAGCATGCACCACGACCTCATGCAGTCGGCACAGGAGGGCCAGGAGAAGATTGAGCGTGCCAAGGCGCGGCTGGCACGCTACAAAGAGGAAAAGGACGACGAGATCCTGCAGCACAACAACGAGCTGGCGCGTCTGCAGATGCGCTTCGACCGTGCCCGCAGCGACGTCATTATCTGG GAATCTCGCTGGGCGCACATTCAGAACACCGCCGCCAAGAAGACACTCTTGCTTGGCACCATTAAGATGGCAACGCTGAACCTCTTCCAGATCGTCAGCAAACAGCTGAAGGAGGCGACCTTCGTGTCCCTGGAGGACAcgcacaaacagctggacatg